A window of the Streptomyces sp. Ag109_O5-10 genome harbors these coding sequences:
- a CDS encoding Lrp/AsnC family transcriptional regulator, with amino-acid sequence MDDIDRAILRELQADGRIAYADLGPKVGLSASAARQRLQRLLDSRAVQVVGVTDPMAMGGQAMALLGIGVDGDPRAVADALAGHPAVVYSVFTSGGFDLFAEVVTPGPKDLLDFVNDVVRPIEGVREVRPFPYFGIHTHRFLWEVG; translated from the coding sequence ATGGACGACATCGACCGGGCCATCCTGCGCGAACTCCAGGCCGACGGCCGTATCGCCTACGCCGACCTGGGCCCGAAGGTCGGCCTCTCCGCCTCCGCGGCCCGGCAGCGGCTGCAGCGACTGCTGGACTCCCGGGCCGTGCAGGTCGTCGGGGTCACCGACCCGATGGCCATGGGCGGCCAGGCGATGGCCCTGCTCGGCATCGGCGTGGACGGCGACCCCCGCGCCGTGGCCGACGCGCTCGCCGGACACCCCGCGGTGGTGTACTCCGTCTTCACCTCGGGCGGCTTCGACCTGTTCGCCGAGGTGGTCACCCCCGGACCGAAGGACCTGCTCGACTTCGTCAACGACGTGGTCCGGCCGATCGAGGGCGTGCGCGAGGTCCGGCCCTTCCCGTACTTCGGCATCCACACCCACCGGTTCCTGTGGGAGGTGGGCTGA
- a CDS encoding transaminase, with the protein MDRTRLHALLARESAEAERRNPRSRAAYADAGHLFGRVPMTWMNKNAGAFPRYLATARGARVTDVDGHTYIDFCLGDTGAMAGHSPAAVTEAVHRRFAELGGATAMLPTEDAEWVGAELTRRFGLARWSFSLTATDANRWAIRLARAVTGRPKILVNSYSYHGSVDESLIVVGPDGKGAPRPGNVGAPCDVTLTSRVAEFNDLEQLERELAHGDVAAVLMEPALTNIGIVLPEPGYLEGVRALTRQHGTLLINDETHTFSAGPGGCTAAWGLEPDLLTIGKAIGGGIPAGAYGLAAGLAERLLARDDLDLVDMGGVGGTLAGNALSVAATRATLEHVLTDEAFDHMDRLSARFESGVRSAVEAHGLPWSVSRLGARTEYRFAAPAPRTGTESEAATDPDLEDFLHLYLANRGILLTPFHNMALMCPDTTEQDVDTHTSVFGAALLELAG; encoded by the coding sequence ATGGACCGCACCCGACTGCACGCCCTCCTGGCCCGTGAGAGCGCCGAGGCCGAGCGGCGAAATCCCCGCTCCCGAGCGGCATATGCCGATGCAGGCCATCTCTTCGGCCGGGTCCCGATGACGTGGATGAACAAGAACGCCGGCGCATTCCCCCGGTACCTGGCGACCGCCCGCGGCGCCCGGGTCACCGACGTCGACGGGCACACGTACATCGACTTCTGCCTCGGTGACACCGGTGCGATGGCCGGTCACTCGCCGGCCGCGGTGACCGAGGCGGTGCACCGCAGGTTCGCCGAGCTGGGCGGGGCCACCGCGATGCTCCCGACGGAGGACGCGGAGTGGGTCGGCGCCGAGCTGACCCGCCGCTTCGGGCTCGCCCGCTGGAGCTTCTCGCTGACCGCCACGGACGCCAACCGGTGGGCGATCCGGCTGGCCCGTGCCGTCACCGGACGCCCGAAGATCCTCGTGAACAGCTACAGCTACCACGGCAGCGTCGACGAGTCCCTCATCGTCGTCGGCCCCGACGGCAAGGGGGCACCCCGCCCCGGGAACGTCGGCGCCCCCTGCGACGTCACCCTGACCAGCCGGGTCGCCGAGTTCAACGACCTGGAGCAGCTGGAGCGCGAACTCGCCCACGGCGACGTGGCCGCCGTCCTCATGGAACCCGCTCTCACCAACATCGGCATCGTGCTGCCCGAACCCGGCTACCTGGAGGGGGTACGCGCCCTCACCCGGCAGCACGGCACGCTGCTGATCAACGACGAGACGCACACCTTCTCGGCGGGCCCCGGCGGCTGCACGGCGGCCTGGGGGCTGGAGCCCGACCTGCTGACCATCGGCAAGGCCATCGGCGGTGGCATCCCGGCCGGCGCCTACGGCCTTGCCGCCGGCCTCGCCGAGCGGCTCCTCGCCCGCGACGACCTGGACCTGGTGGACATGGGCGGGGTCGGCGGCACCCTGGCCGGCAACGCGCTCTCGGTGGCGGCGACCCGGGCCACCCTGGAGCACGTGCTCACCGACGAGGCGTTCGACCACATGGACCGGCTCTCCGCACGCTTCGAGTCCGGCGTCCGGTCCGCCGTGGAGGCACACGGCCTGCCCTGGTCGGTCAGCCGGCTGGGCGCCCGCACCGAGTACCGCTTCGCCGCCCCGGCCCCGCGCACCGGCACCGAGTCCGAGGCCGCCACCGACCCCGACCTCGAGGACTTCCTGCACCTCTACCTCGCCAACCGGGGCATCCTCCTCACCCCGTTCCACAACATGGCCCTGATGTGCCCCGACACCACCGAGCAGGACGTCGACACCCACACCTCGGTGTTCGGCGCCGCCCTGCTCGAACTGGCCGGCTGA